The Mercurialis annua linkage group LG2, ddMerAnnu1.2, whole genome shotgun sequence genome contains a region encoding:
- the LOC126668770 gene encoding uncharacterized protein LOC126668770 has translation MADSFTRPEDIPSNPYYVHPSENPSLLLVTNLLTEGNYHSWCRAMKKALISKNKLKFIDGSIAVPCRNDPSFPAWERCNNMVCSWLTRAVSNSISESLSCIDNAIDVWEDLRERFSQIDAIRISDLQEEIYSFKQNNMTVTDYFTQLKMLWDELGSLRPIPNCVCNPACSCMLLRTVKDYFSNDKVIRFVKGLNDNFGILKTQIMMMEPLPPINKAFSMIIQHERQLGSGSNTAESNIFYSKSHANYSPDGNQEVPDHYNPASTSAESSVFYNKGAPAYLSNGPKPRNFGFNQNKKPICSHCGKEGHTVDICYRKHGFPPNFQFKNKRNAPVYANQVECSNASDNCSKAESADFNDNAQQFFTQEQYSKILALINQNGSTAHVNTISTHFKPEESPGNITPLCFSTRGCQSTEWIIDTDFTFERYSVLLIVLVRF, from the exons ATGGCAGATTCTTTTACTAGACCTGAAGATATTCCCTCAAATCCATATTATGTCCATCCAAGTGAGAATCCCTCACTTTTGCTTGTTACAAACTTGTTAACTGAAGGAAATTACCATTCATGGTGTAGAGCCATGAAGAAAGCATTGATCTCTAAGAACAAGCTGAAATTCATTGATGGAAGCATTGCTGTTCCATGCAGAAATGATCCTTCTTTTCCAGCATGGGAAAGATGCAATAACATGGTGTGTTCATGGCTGACTAGAGCAGTAAGTAATTCAATCTCAGAAAGTCTATCTTGTATAGATAATGCAATTGATGTGTGGGAAGATTTAAGAGAACGTTTCTCTCAAATTGATGCTATAAGAATCTCAGATCTTCAAGAGGAAATTTACTCCTTCAAACAGAACAATATGACAGTTACTGATTATTTTACTCAGCTGAAAATGCTTTGGGATGAGCTTGGAAGCCTCAGACCTATACCTAATTGTGTTTGCAATCCTGCCTGTTCTTGTATGCTGTTGAGGACAGTAAAAGACTACTTCTCAAATGATAAGGTAATACGTTTTGTGAAAGGTCTCAATGACAACTTTGGAATTCTCAAGACTCAGATAATGATGATGGAGCCTCTACCTCCAATTAACAAAGCCTTCTCAATGATAATTCAACATGAAAGACAACTTGGATCTGGAAGCAATACTGCTGAATCCAACATTTTCTATTCCAAAAGTCATGCAAACTACTCTCCTGATGGTAATCAAGAAGTACCAGATCACTATAATCCTGCATCAACTTCTGCAGAATCAAGTGTTTTCTACAACAAAGGAGCCCCTGCTTATCTAAGCAATGGACCAAAGCCAAGaaattttggcttcaatcaaaaCAAGAAACCAATCTGTTCTCACTGTGGCAAGGAAGGACACACTGTTGACATATGTTACAGAAAACATGGTTTTCCACCAAACTTTCAATTcaaaaataagagaaatgcACCTGTGTATGCTAACCAAGTTGAATGCAGCAATGCTTCTGACAATTGCAGTAAAGCTGAATCTGCAGATTTTAATGATAATGCTCAGCAATTTTTTACTCAAGAACAATATTCCAAGATTCTGGCACTGATCAACCAGAATGGATCCACTGCTCATGTCAACACTATCTCAACTCATTTCAAGCCTGAGGAATCTCCAGGTAATATCACACCTCTTTGTTTTTCAACTAGGGGTTGCCAATCTACTGAATGGATAATAGACACAG attttaccTTTGAACGATATTCCGTTTTGTTGATCGTTcttgttcgtttctag